From one Paenibacillus sp. FSL K6-1330 genomic stretch:
- a CDS encoding signal peptide protein produces the protein MQLKQDRRQHSGAPKGKRKPPVVLAVLLLSLMVLALSACSNRSTVFHTGSEEVSSTSARVPWDYRIIEGTVGDLIGGDMTVLPDNELLPNDNNYATGDKIWTLQFMDAELTTDANQRNDIRLSSWQTLKSFKDKKTAESDLTNLKVTVKTDVKLVGVYKTTYKKDTRHFAVIELPTGNRIKQPIDEKRYAAMEKKDKVDVVLEEVHDFADYDLAYAKFRGWAD, from the coding sequence ATGCAGTTGAAACAAGATAGAAGGCAGCATAGCGGTGCTCCTAAGGGAAAGAGGAAACCTCCGGTCGTTCTGGCGGTACTACTATTATCCCTCATGGTCTTGGCGCTGAGTGCATGCTCCAATAGGTCCACGGTATTTCATACCGGATCGGAGGAAGTATCTTCAACCTCTGCTCGCGTGCCTTGGGACTACCGGATCATTGAAGGAACCGTCGGTGATTTGATTGGCGGCGATATGACCGTGCTGCCGGATAACGAGCTCCTGCCGAACGATAACAACTATGCTACCGGGGACAAAATTTGGACGCTTCAATTCATGGATGCGGAGCTTACCACGGATGCGAATCAACGTAATGATATCCGGTTATCGTCTTGGCAGACCCTTAAGTCGTTCAAGGACAAAAAGACGGCAGAATCGGATTTGACCAACCTGAAAGTCACGGTCAAAACTGACGTGAAGTTGGTTGGGGTTTATAAAACAACGTATAAAAAAGACACCAGGCATTTTGCTGTCATTGAACTGCCGACGGGCAATCGGATCAAGCAGCCGATCGATGAGAAGCGTTATGCCGCAATGGAAAAGAAGGACAAGGTTGATGTTGTATTGGAGGAAGTGCATGATTTCGCCGATTACGACTTGGCCTATGCAAAATTTCGGGGGTGGGCGGATTGA
- a CDS encoding Gfo/Idh/MocA family oxidoreductase, translating to MNKFRIGLIGLGGMAQEHIRWMNEENIYQFVAVSDVNGEAVARVGDQLGIKDGKRYADFKDLIEDPDVDAVISVTPNNVHADIISACLQASKPFLAEKPFTRVFEEAISLLELYEKQPVPAMIGFTYRYTPAFRYARELIRTGKLGTVRHFSIQYLQGFGVPNQQVPYMWRYNKGITGTGTLGDLGSHMIDMARFLFGEFEEITAQLHTIIPERRDPVTGAMAKIEVDDFASFQARMTDGMMGVFQTSRNAFGSGNQHEVSIYGDHGTVHASTLDPERVVWIREEEPGQLARTTMEVPQHCKVKQYADFAAILRGTPTDGVPGFMDGYRNQEVLDAVVRASETKAVVELRNTGQRI from the coding sequence ATGAATAAATTTCGAATCGGCTTAATCGGTTTGGGCGGGATGGCGCAGGAGCACATCCGCTGGATGAATGAAGAGAACATCTATCAGTTCGTGGCCGTGAGCGACGTCAATGGGGAAGCCGTGGCCAGAGTAGGCGATCAGCTGGGGATTAAGGACGGCAAGCGCTATGCGGATTTCAAGGATTTAATTGAAGATCCTGACGTCGATGCCGTCATTTCGGTTACGCCCAACAACGTGCACGCCGATATCATCAGCGCATGCTTGCAAGCGAGCAAACCTTTTTTGGCGGAAAAACCATTTACGCGAGTCTTCGAAGAGGCCATCTCCTTGCTGGAGCTGTATGAGAAACAGCCCGTCCCCGCCATGATCGGGTTTACGTACCGTTATACGCCCGCTTTTCGTTATGCCAGGGAACTGATCCGTACGGGCAAGCTGGGTACGGTCCGTCACTTCTCCATTCAGTACTTGCAGGGGTTTGGCGTGCCGAACCAGCAGGTTCCCTACATGTGGAGATACAACAAAGGCATCACAGGGACGGGGACCCTGGGAGATTTAGGTTCGCATATGATCGATATGGCCCGATTTCTGTTTGGAGAATTTGAAGAAATTACGGCACAGCTACATACCATCATTCCAGAACGTAGGGACCCGGTAACGGGAGCGATGGCCAAGATCGAAGTTGATGATTTTGCCAGCTTTCAGGCACGGATGACCGATGGCATGATGGGCGTGTTCCAGACATCACGCAATGCGTTCGGTTCAGGCAACCAGCATGAGGTGTCCATTTACGGCGATCATGGCACGGTCCACGCCAGCACATTGGATCCGGAACGGGTGGTATGGATTCGCGAAGAAGAGCCCGGGCAGCTCGCTAGAACGACCATGGAAGTGCCGCAGCATTGCAAAGTCAAGCAGTATGCCGATTTTGCCGCGATATTGAGGGGGACGCCTACCGATGGAGTCCCCGGGTTTATGGACGGATACCGGAATCAAGAGGTGCTGGATGCGGTCGTTAGAGCAAGCGAGACCAAGGCCGTGGTAGAGCTTCGAAATACGGGCCAACGAATCTAG
- a CDS encoding ion channel — translation MHFFLRLSLKMMRLRKTTISVLVVLFVVLCSTLAFLLEPETFHHWFNALYWVLTTMATVGYGDYYAATMPGKILTIFIYIFGIGLLSLVIGKVIESFGSMQRQRGAGRLNFKGSGHVIIINWSKKAMSAIDEILSYSPKSEIVVIDDTSQHPVEHLEQVHFVSGDPAADDVLIRANILEARSAIVFADARIDESALVDGKSLLIVSSIERIAPNVHTTVEIVQEKHVQNFRYNHVNEFVLSHDAVSRLAVRAALQEGNSDVLMQLLSRQHGDDIYEVALNPAWNTYGDAFQDLLRQGATLISDRNDLSINRKLDVPIPRDARLYVVSDEATYKRITGKLA, via the coding sequence GTGCACTTTTTTCTAAGATTATCTTTGAAAATGATGCGTCTGCGCAAAACAACGATCAGCGTTCTTGTGGTACTGTTTGTGGTGCTGTGCTCGACCCTGGCATTTCTGCTGGAGCCCGAAACCTTTCACCATTGGTTTAACGCCCTTTATTGGGTGCTTACCACGATGGCAACCGTAGGTTATGGCGATTACTATGCAGCTACCATGCCAGGCAAGATATTAACGATATTCATCTATATCTTTGGCATCGGGCTGTTGAGTTTGGTGATCGGTAAGGTGATCGAATCGTTTGGAAGCATGCAGCGGCAGAGAGGAGCGGGCAGGTTGAATTTTAAGGGTAGTGGTCATGTCATCATAATCAATTGGAGCAAAAAAGCAATGTCCGCGATCGATGAGATTTTGTCGTATTCGCCGAAGTCCGAGATTGTGGTCATTGATGATACCAGTCAGCATCCTGTCGAACATCTCGAACAGGTTCATTTTGTAAGCGGCGATCCTGCAGCGGATGACGTGCTGATAAGAGCCAACATCCTGGAGGCCAGATCGGCCATAGTCTTTGCGGATGCTCGGATTGACGAATCGGCTCTCGTGGACGGCAAGTCGCTGCTGATTGTTTCCAGCATTGAACGGATTGCGCCAAATGTACATACCACGGTGGAGATCGTGCAGGAGAAGCATGTTCAGAATTTCCGCTACAATCATGTGAACGAGTTTGTGCTCTCGCACGATGCTGTGTCCCGATTAGCCGTACGCGCGGCCCTGCAGGAAGGAAACTCAGATGTGCTGATGCAGCTGCTCAGCCGCCAGCATGGCGATGATATTTACGAAGTGGCTTTAAATCCTGCATGGAATACTTACGGCGATGCCTTTCAGGATCTGCTGCGGCAAGGAGCGACGCTTATATCCGATCGCAACGACCTCAGCATCAACCGCAAGCTCGATGTGCCGATTCCGCGGGATGCGAGATTGTATGTGGTTTCGGACGAGGCGACCTATAAGCGGATTACCGGCAAGCTTGCCTGA
- a CDS encoding IS110 family transposase — protein MKFKQSVKQNQRIERITNHHLIIGIDIAKFKHVARATDYRGIERGSYLVFSNDLEGYEKLYQWMQALMLQFNKTDVIFGVEPTGHYWFNLAFWLKERLLELVLVNPFQVKRNKENRDNSPTKNDVKDALVIADMVKNGYYSETHIHAEPYRALRQLVGTRDFVTKQVSSVVNQMYRWTDMYFPEFQQVFKDITSKTALATLAEFAHPSDLRHLTVEDVIAGWRKRLKRAGSRKVSAALIHAAQRTAAIPNCVEEAKLSISLLLQQLQMYNDQLNQLEEKMSQLLRSIPTAKLLRTIKGMNDITLATLYSEAGDLGGFTHGNQVLRLAGLHLSENSSGTYKGEVKITKRGRPGLRKLLFMTVFHMVSINPEFRALHQYNKQVKNMKGMKSIMKLCGKLARMLVAMAKKHSVYDINKVTVAA, from the coding sequence ATGAAGTTTAAACAATCAGTTAAACAAAATCAACGAATTGAACGTATAACCAACCATCATCTCATCATTGGCATCGACATTGCAAAATTTAAACATGTCGCACGTGCGACAGACTATCGTGGCATTGAACGAGGTTCCTACCTTGTGTTCTCTAACGATCTCGAAGGATATGAAAAGTTATATCAGTGGATGCAAGCTCTAATGCTTCAGTTTAACAAGACCGATGTCATCTTCGGCGTTGAGCCAACCGGTCACTACTGGTTCAACCTAGCGTTCTGGCTTAAAGAGAGGCTGCTCGAGCTCGTTCTCGTTAACCCGTTTCAAGTGAAGCGTAACAAAGAAAACCGGGACAACTCTCCAACTAAAAACGATGTCAAAGATGCCTTGGTCATTGCCGACATGGTGAAGAATGGATACTATTCTGAAACTCATATTCACGCCGAGCCGTATCGGGCGCTTAGGCAGCTTGTGGGCACCAGAGACTTTGTGACCAAGCAAGTCTCCAGTGTCGTCAACCAGATGTATCGGTGGACTGACATGTACTTCCCTGAGTTTCAGCAGGTATTTAAGGACATCACCTCGAAGACGGCACTCGCAACGTTGGCCGAATTTGCGCATCCATCCGATCTTCGCCACTTAACGGTTGAAGACGTTATCGCCGGGTGGAGAAAACGACTGAAGCGCGCAGGCAGCCGTAAGGTATCCGCTGCCCTCATCCATGCGGCGCAACGGACAGCTGCCATTCCGAATTGTGTAGAGGAAGCAAAACTTAGTATATCGTTACTGCTGCAACAACTGCAGATGTATAACGACCAATTGAATCAACTGGAAGAAAAGATGAGTCAACTCCTTCGAAGCATTCCCACAGCAAAGCTCCTTCGTACCATTAAAGGCATGAATGATATTACGCTGGCTACGTTATACAGTGAAGCGGGTGATTTGGGCGGCTTTACTCATGGTAACCAAGTCCTTCGGTTAGCTGGCTTACATCTGTCCGAAAACAGCTCAGGTACCTACAAGGGCGAAGTGAAAATCACGAAGCGAGGGCGACCTGGACTGCGAAAACTTCTTTTCATGACGGTCTTTCATATGGTTTCCATTAATCCAGAATTTCGGGCGCTGCATCAGTACAACAAACAAGTGAAGAACATGAAAGGTATGAAGTCGATCATGAAGCTGTGCGGGAAGCTTGCTCGTATGCTTGTAGCTATGGCGAAGAAGCATTCCGTTTACGACATCAACAAAGTAACGGTCGCCGCTTAA
- a CDS encoding Crp/Fnr family transcriptional regulator, with translation MKPELNEKQITGIFPYLKVVPPEEWIHAKAFTKHFDAKSRIFHREDATMYGMFLISGSARITIINEDGNESVLNILSAGEVCSLLVLSGLSGQDYPGTLIAESEVEVLYVLKSSFLRWLQVYEPIRSAIFGGLLDGTLRMANMLQERQSLPLEQRLARTLLRITSEEHPLVHTTHQELADEIGSVREVVSRTLGHFQKKGWLETGRGWVKIINRGCLTETAM, from the coding sequence ATGAAACCTGAACTGAATGAGAAGCAGATAACCGGCATCTTTCCTTATTTGAAAGTCGTACCGCCAGAAGAATGGATCCACGCTAAAGCTTTCACAAAACATTTTGATGCCAAATCGAGAATCTTTCATCGAGAGGATGCCACGATGTATGGCATGTTCCTGATCAGCGGATCGGCCCGTATCACAATCATCAACGAAGATGGCAACGAATCGGTGTTAAACATACTATCAGCCGGTGAAGTCTGTTCGCTCCTCGTGCTTAGCGGGCTTAGTGGGCAGGATTATCCGGGGACTCTCATTGCCGAGTCCGAGGTAGAGGTATTGTATGTGTTGAAAAGCAGCTTTCTCCGTTGGCTGCAGGTATATGAACCCATCCGTAGCGCTATATTTGGTGGGCTGCTTGATGGAACACTGCGGATGGCAAATATGCTGCAGGAAAGACAGTCATTACCGCTGGAGCAGCGCCTTGCCAGGACTCTGCTGCGCATCACCTCGGAAGAACATCCGTTAGTACACACAACCCACCAAGAGCTTGCTGATGAAATTGGCTCCGTAAGAGAGGTCGTCTCCCGTACGCTGGGCCATTTCCAAAAGAAAGGATGGCTGGAAACAGGAAGAGGCTGGGTGAAAATTATAAACCGGGGCTGTCTAACAGAAACTGCTATGTGA
- a CDS encoding Gfo/Idh/MocA family oxidoreductase gives MMTIKAILIGAGVRGANVYAPYARNHPDQLQFVAVAEPDPIRRSSFAMQYHIPDDQIYEDWRDVLQKPRFADAVWICTQDRMHYDVAMLALRQGYHVLLEKPISPSPLECLELEETARKSNRLLTICHVLRYTPFWSGIHRIIERGDIGRVVDIQLRENIGYAHMAHSYVRGNWNNTASASPMILAKSCHDLDLISWLMGQDCVRLTSFGSLFHFTKDQAPEGATERCSSGCPHLKDCCYVDLRYYMGEGRRRAKHFSDDLSDAMIRRQLPNTPYGRCVYHCDNDVVDHQNVNMQFQNGATASFSLSAFTHDSSRTVQISGTRGEIRGNMARQEFTVYSFVDGGRTEIRVEDEGREGTDSMLNEFCEQVNCFTGSSLTSASASIQSHMMAFAAEESRLNEGQCIELGKLITNYREEASIFRNSNENGVNRYCTV, from the coding sequence ATTATGACAATAAAGGCTATATTGATCGGCGCCGGTGTCCGCGGTGCGAACGTTTACGCACCTTATGCCAGGAATCACCCGGATCAATTGCAGTTTGTCGCAGTAGCAGAACCGGATCCGATACGAAGATCTTCGTTTGCGATGCAGTACCATATACCGGATGACCAGATCTACGAGGATTGGCGCGATGTGCTTCAGAAGCCTAGGTTTGCTGATGCTGTTTGGATCTGTACCCAAGATCGTATGCATTATGATGTTGCCATGCTTGCTCTTCGGCAAGGGTATCACGTCCTGCTTGAGAAGCCTATTTCCCCTTCCCCGCTGGAATGCCTGGAGCTGGAGGAGACGGCCCGAAAGAGCAACCGTTTACTGACTATCTGCCATGTTCTTCGATATACCCCATTTTGGTCCGGCATTCACCGGATTATTGAACGGGGCGATATCGGCAGGGTGGTGGATATTCAACTCAGAGAAAATATTGGATACGCGCATATGGCCCACAGCTATGTTCGCGGCAATTGGAATAATACAGCTTCGGCGAGTCCGATGATTTTGGCCAAGTCCTGCCATGACCTGGATTTGATCTCTTGGCTGATGGGGCAGGACTGCGTACGCCTTACTTCTTTCGGATCGCTGTTTCACTTTACCAAAGACCAGGCGCCGGAGGGGGCGACGGAGCGTTGCTCTAGCGGCTGCCCGCATCTGAAGGATTGTTGTTATGTGGATCTCCGCTACTATATGGGAGAAGGCCGGCGGAGAGCCAAGCATTTTTCGGACGATCTGTCCGATGCAATGATTCGGAGACAGCTGCCGAATACGCCGTACGGGCGCTGCGTCTATCACTGTGACAATGACGTCGTCGATCATCAAAACGTCAACATGCAGTTCCAGAACGGCGCAACGGCATCATTCTCGTTGTCCGCGTTTACGCATGACAGCTCCCGCACGGTTCAGATTTCAGGGACGCGCGGCGAGATCCGGGGGAATATGGCAAGACAGGAGTTTACGGTATATTCCTTCGTGGATGGCGGGCGCACGGAGATCCGGGTTGAAGACGAGGGCCGCGAAGGAACCGATTCGATGCTGAACGAGTTTTGCGAGCAGGTCAACTGCTTTACGGGCAGTTCCTTAACCTCGGCATCGGCTTCGATTCAGAGTCACATGATGGCATTTGCGGCAGAGGAATCCCGCTTGAATGAAGGGCAGTGCATTGAGTTAGGAAAGTTGATTACCAATTACAGAGAGGAAGCCAGCATTTTCCGAAACTCGA
- a CDS encoding DUF350 domain-containing protein, translated as MTVVINIVVSVICIIVLQLLGMLIFSWMTRFNDMEELKKGNVAVGLAFGGKFMATAIILGISAYTNSSIWHMILWFTVGYVCLIVAYWVFELATPGLKLSEHLQKGNVAIGILLAMVFIGTAFAISSLII; from the coding sequence TTGACGGTCGTCATTAATATTGTAGTAAGTGTAATCTGCATTATCGTGCTTCAATTACTGGGTATGTTGATTTTCAGCTGGATGACCCGGTTTAACGACATGGAAGAGCTGAAGAAAGGCAATGTCGCGGTTGGTCTTGCCTTTGGCGGCAAGTTTATGGCAACAGCCATTATTCTGGGCATATCGGCGTATACGAATTCATCGATCTGGCACATGATACTGTGGTTTACCGTCGGGTATGTATGCTTGATCGTTGCCTATTGGGTATTTGAGCTGGCTACGCCGGGTCTTAAACTTTCCGAGCACCTGCAAAAGGGGAACGTAGCGATTGGCATTCTGCTTGCGATGGTGTTTATCGGTACAGCCTTTGCAATCAGCAGCCTGATTATTTAG
- a CDS encoding glutaredoxin family protein — protein MTEPLKIYTIPTCSDCHHAKRYFKEQEVPYTEYDCTQNPEYPEEVRRLTGKQIVPTIVIGDNVFIGFADNFQEIRELMK, from the coding sequence ATGACAGAACCATTGAAAATCTACACCATCCCGACTTGCAGCGATTGCCATCATGCCAAGCGTTACTTCAAGGAGCAGGAGGTTCCGTATACAGAGTATGATTGTACACAGAACCCGGAATATCCGGAAGAAGTGCGACGGTTGACGGGAAAACAGATTGTGCCTACGATCGTTATTGGTGACAACGTATTTATCGGATTTGCCGATAACTTTCAGGAAATCCGGGAATTGATGAAATAA
- a CDS encoding redoxin domain-containing protein, with amino-acid sequence MNNVLQPGDYAPLFQSVDQNGNIISLENHRGRKLLLAFFRNAACALCNLRVHQFIQRYPQWQQQYHLDVICVFESPEAALHQHVGQQNAPFPLIADPNAELYTRYGVETSVAKTQATLAQPNVHQFTDEAEAAGFKLTPEEGSNFNRIPAEFVLDEDGIIRIAHYGRLITDHLPYETVERYAAGTQLP; translated from the coding sequence ATGAACAATGTGCTCCAACCCGGAGATTATGCTCCATTATTCCAAAGCGTAGATCAAAATGGAAATATCATTTCACTAGAAAACCATCGCGGACGTAAATTACTTCTCGCTTTTTTCCGTAACGCAGCCTGTGCACTATGCAATCTGAGGGTGCACCAGTTTATTCAGCGATATCCTCAGTGGCAGCAGCAGTATCATCTCGATGTCATTTGCGTTTTCGAATCACCGGAAGCGGCACTTCATCAGCATGTCGGTCAGCAGAATGCTCCATTTCCTCTTATTGCCGATCCGAATGCGGAGCTCTACACTCGCTATGGAGTCGAGACTTCGGTAGCCAAGACACAAGCCACCTTAGCACAACCGAATGTGCATCAATTCACGGATGAAGCAGAAGCGGCAGGTTTCAAGCTGACGCCGGAAGAAGGTTCAAATTTTAATCGGATTCCGGCAGAGTTTGTGTTGGATGAGGACGGCATCATACGGATTGCGCATTACGGTCGTCTTATTACCGATCATCTGCCTTATGAAACCGTTGAACGTTATGCTGCCGGAACACAGCTTCCCTAG
- a CDS encoding cobyric acid synthase, with translation MNETQYIRDTPTKIRKRQGAVLMLQGTASDVGKSIVTTALCRIFLQDGYRTAPYKSQNMALNSYVTLDGKEIGRAQGVQAEACGIAATTDMNPILMKPIKDMFSQIVIHGVPHMQMSAMDYRTQFLPKAKEIVLDALDRLRESYDIVVMEGAGSPAEINLKDRDIVNMNLAGWADSPVILVADIDRGGVFASIVGTLELLEPHEAARVKGFIINKFRGDLALLQPGLDWLEERTGLPVLGVLPYIQDMRIEAEDSVVLDELQYQRQEKRDLDIVVIRYPRISNFTDVETLRWEPDVVVRFVQSVDELGTPDVIILPGTKDTISDLGFLQDRGLADAILRQTQQRDVQLVGICGGYQMLGEQLSDPHAVEGSVREAKGLGLLPIRTSFLKNKRTVRVKGELLPEHPLRFVTSDTEVDFTITAYEIHMGVTEWSAVSDGSGHRPLFSIEADGTDSLKAIEDIQPHIEGIATSDGRIWGSYLHGLFDNDVFRRSWLNGIRIKRGLIPIPETFKAEERKFAEFDRVADIVRNHVDMKKIYEIIGYAH, from the coding sequence ATGAATGAAACGCAATACATAAGGGATACGCCTACGAAGATCAGGAAAAGACAGGGAGCAGTGCTCATGCTGCAGGGCACCGCTTCGGATGTAGGCAAGAGCATCGTAACGACGGCGCTATGCCGCATATTTCTACAGGATGGTTATCGTACGGCTCCATACAAATCGCAAAATATGGCTCTTAATTCCTACGTGACGCTGGATGGCAAAGAGATCGGCAGAGCACAAGGCGTGCAGGCCGAAGCCTGCGGCATTGCCGCAACAACGGACATGAATCCGATCCTGATGAAGCCGATAAAGGACATGTTTTCACAAATCGTGATCCACGGCGTTCCCCACATGCAGATGAGTGCGATGGATTACAGGACGCAGTTCCTGCCGAAGGCCAAAGAGATTGTGCTGGATGCACTGGATCGTCTACGGGAGAGCTACGATATCGTTGTCATGGAGGGCGCGGGAAGTCCTGCGGAGATCAATCTTAAGGATCGGGACATTGTTAACATGAATTTGGCAGGATGGGCGGATTCGCCGGTTATTCTGGTTGCGGATATCGATCGCGGCGGCGTGTTCGCTTCCATTGTAGGTACGCTTGAACTGCTCGAGCCCCATGAGGCGGCCAGGGTCAAAGGGTTTATCATTAACAAGTTCCGTGGGGATTTAGCACTGCTTCAGCCGGGACTGGACTGGCTTGAAGAGCGGACAGGCCTTCCCGTGCTGGGCGTGCTCCCCTATATTCAGGACATGCGAATCGAGGCCGAGGACTCGGTTGTACTGGATGAGCTTCAATATCAAAGACAGGAAAAACGCGACCTCGATATTGTCGTTATCCGGTATCCGCGTATTTCGAATTTTACGGATGTTGAAACGCTGCGCTGGGAGCCGGATGTTGTCGTTCGCTTTGTCCAATCGGTGGATGAACTTGGCACGCCGGACGTCATTATTTTGCCTGGTACCAAGGATACGATCAGTGACCTCGGATTCCTTCAGGATCGGGGCCTGGCCGATGCGATCTTGAGGCAGACGCAGCAGCGGGATGTGCAGTTGGTTGGCATCTGCGGAGGATATCAAATGCTGGGCGAGCAGCTGTCGGATCCGCATGCGGTCGAAGGAAGCGTTCGGGAAGCGAAGGGGCTTGGCCTTCTGCCGATTCGGACTTCCTTTTTGAAGAATAAAAGGACGGTTCGGGTGAAAGGGGAATTGTTACCGGAACATCCGCTGAGGTTCGTTACTTCGGATACAGAGGTCGATTTTACGATTACGGCCTATGAAATCCATATGGGCGTGACCGAATGGAGCGCCGTGTCTGACGGCTCAGGACACCGCCCGCTTTTTTCGATTGAAGCAGATGGTACAGATTCTTTAAAGGCAATAGAAGATATTCAGCCGCACATTGAAGGGATTGCTACTTCTGATGGCCGTATATGGGGAAGCTATTTGCATGGCTTGTTTGACAACGATGTCTTCCGCAGGTCCTGGCTGAACGGCATTCGGATAAAGAGGGGTCTGATTCCAATTCCGGAAACGTTTAAAGCAGAAGAACGCAAATTCGCGGAATTTGACCGTGTAGCGGACATCGTTCGTAATCATGTGGATATGAAAAAAATATATGAAATCATCGGTTATGCGCATTGA
- a CDS encoding glutathionylspermidine synthase family protein, which translates to MSHDSVFTVSGQPSPNRDGRVSELAELGFTWADLEGEAYWIDQIVTIRHETYRELEEAAAILWAMLDKTVRYIHRNHHIYSLIGIPPILWQMLDECPLPEEGLISRYARFDFAIAHDGSIKLLELNADTPTGYVEASIATPWMCRQVGIVSPNERMQELVAQAWGAERPDTAACIAYGEHKEDSGTIEALVRHSGLDIRLVDCLDLWVDEGMLKDGDGREIHRMFALYPKEWMSVDDGGDALAYAIETGRLQLFNSPHSILLQSKGLLAAMWGMYELGLLFDETEREAIVNYMLPTYNKPVFSGNFVSKSMFGREGGSVKLYDQAGQIEVEDQDGYDTSVMFPTVYQRRADLARIETAEGHFHLLTGLFVLNGTPCGLLGRAGGLITGNSSHFIAMGVK; encoded by the coding sequence ATGAGTCACGACAGCGTATTCACCGTATCGGGACAGCCTAGCCCCAATCGGGATGGGCGGGTATCTGAGCTCGCGGAGCTCGGCTTTACCTGGGCGGATCTGGAAGGGGAAGCCTACTGGATAGACCAGATCGTCACCATACGTCATGAGACCTATCGTGAGCTGGAAGAAGCAGCCGCGATATTATGGGCCATGTTGGACAAAACCGTTCGTTATATTCATCGCAATCATCATATATACAGCTTGATTGGCATTCCGCCTATCCTGTGGCAGATGCTGGATGAATGTCCGCTGCCGGAAGAGGGATTGATCAGTAGGTATGCCAGGTTTGATTTCGCTATTGCCCATGATGGCAGCATCAAGCTGCTGGAGCTGAATGCGGACACGCCTACAGGTTATGTTGAAGCTTCCATTGCAACGCCGTGGATGTGCCGTCAGGTCGGTATTGTCTCTCCCAACGAACGGATGCAGGAGCTGGTCGCACAAGCGTGGGGAGCGGAGCGTCCGGATACGGCTGCCTGCATCGCTTATGGCGAACATAAAGAGGACTCCGGTACGATCGAAGCGTTGGTTCGGCACAGCGGGCTGGATATCCGACTGGTGGATTGTCTTGATCTGTGGGTGGATGAAGGTATGCTGAAGGACGGCGATGGCCGGGAGATTCACCGGATGTTCGCCCTATATCCGAAGGAGTGGATGTCCGTCGATGATGGCGGAGATGCTCTTGCTTATGCCATCGAGACGGGACGCCTGCAGCTGTTCAACTCGCCGCACAGCATTTTACTGCAATCCAAAGGACTGCTTGCCGCCATGTGGGGGATGTATGAGCTGGGCCTTTTGTTCGATGAGACAGAACGGGAAGCCATCGTCAATTATATGCTGCCCACTTACAACAAACCGGTATTCTCCGGTAATTTTGTGTCCAAGTCGATGTTCGGCCGCGAGGGTGGTTCTGTCAAGCTGTACGACCAGGCCGGACAAATCGAGGTAGAGGATCAGGACGGATATGATACAAGTGTCATGTTTCCGACGGTCTATCAGCGGAGGGCAGACCTGGCTCGCATCGAGACGGCGGAGGGCCATTTTCATTTACTGACAGGATTGTTCGTCCTGAATGGCACCCCTTGCGGTTTGCTGGGACGTGCGGGCGGTTTGATTACGGGTAATTCCAGCCATTTTATCGCAATGGGAGTGAAATAA